The following nucleotide sequence is from Trifolium pratense cultivar HEN17-A07 linkage group LG2, ARS_RC_1.1, whole genome shotgun sequence.
AACCTTCTCTAAACATGTGTATTGATAAATGTGTACTTGCCTAAggtcaaaaccaaaaaaaaaaaaaaaagatcgtGAAGCAGGCCCAAGTGGCATGTTGAAATTCATTATACGGAATACTATTCTATTTCAATGATTTGACAGTTTCCCAATTCACAATTGTGAAGCTTCACtaaaaacaaagtaaatgaACATTTTAAAATACAGAAACGAGCAGTTGTGCATTATCAGATCAAATAACAAGTTGTCGTTATAGACTATAAACCACTTGAAGTAATGAAAAATGCGCACCAAGGTAAACAGCTGATATATTTCACTTGGCCCGCACAAAATGAATCCATAAGTTTGTGCGTCGTGATATAAAAGTATTTTGTAGCAAGACAATGCTATTGGTTCATATTTACTGATATCCTTTCTGTTATAGACGAGCAAGTGTACTATTTTCAGTCACACTAAACTTTTGAATGAGAAATAGCACGGAACTACTATATAACACCCGAATCCAAACTATTCTCTATGTTTAAAAGATTTTCCATCATATCAATGCAAAAATTATGATGAATGACGCATAAAGATCCTATGAAATGGAAAGAGAGATTGCACTTACAACTCCGACCACCGACGAATGAACCGTCAGATTTGGTATCAACGACTGCATATGATCCAGCAATGATGTCCATAATAAGCCCAGCTAGTTGTGACATCAAAACCATTGGATCAACTCCTGAGTCCATCAATTCTCTGGACCTTTTCACCGTCTCTGCAGTGTCTGCGGACATTGCTAACTCCAAAAGTTCCAATAGTTTTTCATCTGAAACAACTCCCACCTGTTGCAGGTAAATACAAAAAAGCATTATTTGTAAATGATATTCGTGcaatcaaaataaaaacttcGTTTAAAGTCAAAAAAAGCATTGTCATAACCATTGCATTTCATAGAAAAATAGTCACAAGCAACAAACTCACAAGTTCGTTGACAAGAGAAGTAGTGATTCTTTTCCCCAGCAAACTAAGCTGCTCTAACATTGTCTCTGCATCCCGAAGTGAACCGTCTGCATTCATGGCAATAAGGTCCAGTGCATCTGTTTCCACGTCGAGGTTCTCCTGAGTACATATTTTCCTTAACCTGGTCACAATATCCccatctttaattttattgaaaaggTACTTCTGGCATCGAGACTGTATTGTTCGTGGTACATTGTCAAGATCGGATGttataaatatgaatacaaCTCGCTGGGGTGGTTCTTCGAGAAACTTGAGAAATCCCAGCCATGTCTTGGAGGTTAACAGGTGACACTCGTCAATAACAAAAACAGTATATCGCGAGGATGCCTCCGTAGAAGACCCAACCGACAATCTTTTCAAAAGATATCTAGCTTTATCAATTCCTTTCTTACTAGTTCCATCAATTTCCAGCAGATCAAGGCTCTTGCCAGAAACGAAATCAGCACATTCCTTGCAGTATCCACAAGGCTTACCTTCATCAGAAGCTACACAATTCAAGGCAGCGGCGAATATCCTAGCAGTAGATGTTTTGCCAGTCCCGCGGGGACCTTGAAAAAGATAGACAGGAGCAATTCTGCCCCTGGAAACAGCATTGATGAGTGAGTGAACCACAATATTCTGACCAATGATTTCACCAAAGAACAAAGGCTTATACTTATGGCTGAAACTCCTACCATTTTCGGAGGAGCCTTCTTCATCCTCATTGAGAGGGACAATCTCCAAACCCTCTTGACTCCTACAACTGGAAGACCACCTTCTTCCATCAAGTCTGCTCAATCCCTCAAGATCAAGTTCACCAAAGTTAGTAGAAAGTTCATCATCGGTCCTACTCCTACCAATTCCAATAGACGAGGAACCCCGTCTAACATCACCACTGCTAGGGCTAGTGAGGAGAGGAACAACACCTCCTCCTCCGCGAGTATTCCTCAAATGCATTCTCCGGTTGTGCGGCAGTGAAGTGGAAGAAGAGGATCTGCAGTGTCTGGAATACATAGATTGGGTTCCACAGAGAATGCTTCTACCTTTCCTTCTGAAAGTGTCAGAGAGGGAAGGAGAACAACAACTGCCACAGCCAGCAACTCTATTTCTGGGCGTTGTTCTCTTAGACCAATAGCAAGGAATACCACATCCTTGACGACCAGGCAGATCCAAATGATCATCGTCAATCTCGTCATCACCGTCATTCATTGAGGTTGTTGTGCCGTCAAAGGATCCAACGGTGCTTGGATAACGGCGACAGTACCTGTTGAAAGAGGTAGCCGACAATGCAGGGGTACTATAGGTATAAGAAGAATCATCATCTTTGGAGCTTCTTATTTTTGTGATGAAGTTGGAGGAATTGCTGCGGTTTTTGAGTTTGAGAAGAAGAGGAGAAGCCCCGGAAATGGAGTTAGAATAATCATCGTCATCGTCggagtgatgatgatgatgattgtttGAATGGCGTGGTAGTAGGAGCAATGGCTTGTTTTTTGGcttgttcttttttttcttattaagaTGAAGAGGAATTGTTCTTTTGGGATTTGAATTAGGGAAAAAGGAAGAGCGGGTCCCAGTAGCGTCACTCTTAGAATCAACAATAAGGTTGTTGGGAGCGTCGCTGAAACCGTCTTCTAAACTAGCAAGAAGGGATGAGGAGGAAGAGTGGTCATCTTGTTGTTGAAGGTGGTTGAAGGATGGTGATGATTTGTAGTTGTTCCAGTTGTATAAGAACACTTTCTTGTTGTTGTTATTCCCAGAAGGAGAAGGAGAAGGATgaatatgattatgattattccTGGAGAATAATGGAGCAGCAGTGGCAGATCTGGAAGTGGTGGATTTCCAGGAAGAAGTAGTGCCGGGATCCCTCAAGACACGAGAAGCCTTTCGAATTTGAGTAAGTTCCTTCTTCAAGTGGAGGCTACTTGGATCATTCatcttgtttcttcttgtttctacactactactactactacattcATAGATCTGaataaacaaacacacacacacacacgggTTAATGTTAATATGTTAGTTAGTGTTATCTAGCTTCTCTTCTTATGGGACTTCCGTGGTATGTATGTgtgaaaatgaatgaatgaggTGAGCAGAGCAGCTTCTGTTTTTAGTTGACCCCCCCTTATGACATACATGACCCTCCCTCTCTCTACCGCTTTTTTTTTCtacgaattttcttttttaataattaaaaaaataaatagtgattGGCTAGGGTTTTCTTTTTGAATTGAATGTATCACCATGATGATGACCTTTGTTTGTGTATTGTGTCTGTTTGTTTCATTATTTTGGTAAAATGGAGAAATAAAACTACACCCAACGAACAAAGACCATTCTCCTAAGACATCCCCAAAACAAGTAATCTAATCTTATatggatggatggatggatggatggataAATCAAAATAAGAGAGGGAAAACAAAACACATACACACTCCACTCCAAAGTCCAAACCCAACACACTTTGCTGttggaatttttctattattcattcattGCCTTTTTCGCTTATACTAATTGTCTTCTTTCTCCTTCCTATTCCTACTTACGCTCTCAATTATCCCCCCCCCCATATCACCTGCATTTAATTACCATCCTacccataataataataataataataataataataataataattatagaaACAAATATAATCCTTTTATTATGACATTAATCACTTTGCGTCTCCCcctatttttccttttattcctctcttatttttgttaaaacaaTCATTCTAATTAATACTTACTAAATATTCATGTGATTGCTTTTTCTAATAATACTGATTGCACTTTCTTACCAATCACGGTTGCTCAATATCTAACTTtgctgttaattttttttttttttcaaaggtGTTGTCATAATTtatgcatttatattcccaaaactatataataatggaggaaatggaaagaatgagaaatgaagaggatcctaactcattTTATTCTTATATGATTTCAcgtcaataaaataaaagggtcatgctaacatgTCCTTTTAGACCACATGTTAAGGATATTTCATATattgattattatattttgaataaaacaatgtttgatttataaaaagataaaatgtacaatttttcatataaaattactatCTAAAGTGCACTAACAAGTGTGTGTACCAAATGTAAGGATGAGAAATTAGTATGCTATATAAGGAAGGGGATTGTTAGGATAGAAAGAGGAGGCATGCTGGATCAATAAAATACTTCTCTCTGCTCTCATCATTATTTCTGCAGATCAATAAAACAGTACACCTTCCATAATTCTCTTGCACATTCTGTTCATTACATTTTGGTGATTTCATCATCACCATGGCATACAATTCTCAGTAAGAAGAGATCGACTTATTAGGCGTAAAGAAAATTTTCTGTAATAACAAAGCGTTTGAATCCTGAAATTGTCACTTTGGGAGGAAAAAAAAGTATACCTAACCAACAATTCTAATTGGAGAGTCAATCCACGCTTTTTAAATACACCCGAATGAGGATTCTACGGATGCCAGAATGGTCAAGATCAGAACTGTCAACCAATATTCAACTTGTGTTCTGGTGTTCACCACACACCGCATTAAAACGATGAAGGGGAAGTTAATAGAACTGAAGTACAATACAATTCTCAAGAACCTTTATCCATAGTAGCTGAATCTAAGCATTCCAATGATTGGAACTGTCATGTTTTGGTCCCCTCAAAGTTTACTCAAGAGCCTGCTGAAAATGAACccttaaaataaatgttcaaatTATTGATACCCtgtctatttttttctttaagaacaTGACATCCTTCAATTAATACTTAAATGAAGTGCACCCACATCCCATAAAAGCCAAGAACCTTGCCACAAGCAGCATCCAAGTCCCTGTGAGGACTCTCTCATCTTGGAGACTGTCCAAATGAGGCCGCTTTACAATTTGATTCCACTTTTAAAAAACATGCATAAacaaaatatgtattaaaattaaaaccaGAAAACTGCATAATAtatctataataatatttttgttgcCAATGACTACTTAAAAACGCAAATTCCCAATAAGAGTAGACAGTAGGAATGGACGGtcacaaaacttgaaattccGTCTGCATAGTCACTAAAGTGCATTGACTAGAACAGGCAACAATGGTTTCGCTTATAAAAATGCTATCAAACATTCTAAATATTGTCTGTTGTTTAAACAGTCACTGGTCCAAGGGTTCAGAGCTATCAAACTCTTGGCCTCTTCATACTGCAGCCGGGGCACTTGTATTGCTTGATGTGTTCGGCCTTAGCAGGAGTAATTTTAACACATTTACCATGAAACCATTTCTCGCACATATCACAACAGATCCAAAATTCATCAGTGCCATAATTATCACCACAAGCACCACAGGTTGCACCttgttcatcatcatcatcttcttcttcttccccactgtcatcctcttctttgggtGGTGCCGACATCTTCACACCCTTGGCCTGAGGCTCAGACTGGCGAGACTGTTAAAAGGAAGCATTCAATCCGGAAAACACAGGTGAATTTCCATTCACAGCAGTGATAGAAAcataaaataagaatatgaaatggAAAACTATACCTTTCCACTTGATTTGTATTTGCTATTGCTACCATTGTTGTGAGCAGTTGGTTGGTCCTTCAATTGCTTAGCATTTCCTGTTGCAAGCTCAAAGATAGTTGGCAGATCGTTTATCATCTGAAAAAGCCTTTTCCTGTAAATATCCATTTGAactaaaattagaaaaaactcCTAAATATAATACCACATTGTTGAGACTCCCT
It contains:
- the LOC123910801 gene encoding protein STICHEL isoform X1, producing MNDPSSLHLKKELTQIRKASRVLRDPGTTSSWKSTTSRSATAAPLFSRNNHNHIHPSPSPSGNNNNKKVFLYNWNNYKSSPSFNHLQQQDDHSSSSSLLASLEDGFSDAPNNLIVDSKSDATGTRSSFFPNSNPKRTIPLHLNKKKKNKPKNKPLLLLPRHSNNHHHHHSDDDDDYSNSISGASPLLLKLKNRSNSSNFITKIRSSKDDDSSYTYSTPALSATSFNRYCRRYPSTVGSFDGTTTSMNDGDDEIDDDHLDLPGRQGCGIPCYWSKRTTPRNRVAGCGSCCSPSLSDTFRRKGRSILCGTQSMYSRHCRSSSSTSLPHNRRMHLRNTRGGGGVVPLLTSPSSGDVRRGSSSIGIGRSRTDDELSTNFGELDLEGLSRLDGRRWSSSCRSQEGLEIVPLNEDEEGSSENGRSFSHKYKPLFFGEIIGQNIVVHSLINAVSRGRIAPVYLFQGPRGTGKTSTARIFAAALNCVASDEGKPCGYCKECADFVSGKSLDLLEIDGTSKKGIDKARYLLKRLSVGSSTEASSRYTVFVIDECHLLTSKTWLGFLKFLEEPPQRVVFIFITSDLDNVPRTIQSRCQKYLFNKIKDGDIVTRLRKICTQENLDVETDALDLIAMNADGSLRDAETMLEQLSLLGKRITTSLVNELVGVVSDEKLLELLELAMSADTAETVKRSRELMDSGVDPMVLMSQLAGLIMDIIAGSYAVVDTKSDGSFVGGRSLNETELERLKNALKLLSEADKQLRTSSERSTWFTATLLQLGSVPSSDHTQSSSSRRQSCKTTEDDPSSGSRDISSFKHKSDLQYMSQKSTPTASHLKAVNDSSRLQMDIPSKINGFSLKSKPSNSPVIDDGSTVVSSDDLIVGNTMFRCIDSGKLCDIWACCIERCHSKTLRQLLHDHGKLVSISEVQGVLVAYVAFGDKDVKLRVERFLSSITNSLEIVLRRIVEVRIILLPDGEGEKHVNLPGLKQSASTLASEDEQRRDQSVMGSSDILTEGNGVKERRRDNPVQRIESIIREQRLETAWLQAVEKGSPGSLSRLRPEKNQVLPQDGVYCVNPMESMDSTRYSSHQHMDDDKNSDLKILSLKNGRVLQKDQSSKRVDSYPMSPSILHDSSLAIMSGKDNPGYESGSGAGGCGFLCWNKKSKTKRAVKIKGTPVGGSRKVARSTLFGECGKRKKKEGKR
- the LOC123910801 gene encoding protein STICHEL isoform X2; translation: MNDPSSLHLKKELTQIRKASRVLRDPGTTSSWKSTTSRSATAAPLFSRNNHNHIHPSPSPSGNNNNKKVFLYNWNNYKSSPSFNHLQQQDDHSSSSSLLASLEDGFSDAPNNLIVDSKSDATGTRSSFFPNSNPKRTIPLHLNKKKKNKPKNKPLLLLPRHSNNHHHHHSDDDDDYSNSISGASPLLLKLKNRSNSSNFITKIRSSKDDDSSYTYSTPALSATSFNRYCRRYPSTVGSFDGTTTSMNDGDDEIDDDHLDLPGRQGCGIPCYWSKRTTPRNRVAGCGSCCSPSLSDTFRRKGRSILCGTQSMYSRHCRSSSSTSLPHNRRMHLRNTRGGGGVVPLLTSPSSGDVRRGSSSIGIGRSRTDDELSTNFGELDLEGLSRLDGRRWSSSCRSQEGLEIVPLNEDEEGSSENGRSFSHKYKPLFFGEIIGQNIVVHSLINAVSRGRIAPVYLFQGPRGTGKTSTARIFAAALNCVASDEGKPCGYCKECADFVSGKSLDLLEIDGTSKKGIDKARYLLKRLSVGSSTEASSRYTVFVIDECHLLTSKTWLGFLKFLEEPPQRVVFIFITSDLDNVPRTIQSRCQKYLFNKIKDGDIVTRLRKICTQENLDVETDALDLIAMNADGSLRDAETMLEQLSLLGKRITTSLVNELVGVVSDEKLLELLELAMSADTAETVKRSRELMDSGVDPMVLMSQLAGLIMDIIAGSYAVVDTKSDGSFVGGRSLNETELERLKNALKLLSEADKQLRTSSERSTWFTATLLQLGSVPSSDHTQSSSSRRQSCKTTEDDPSSGSRDISSFKHKSDLQYMSQKSTPTASHLKAVNDSSRLQMDIPSKINGFSLKSKPSNSPVIDDGSTVVSSDDLIVGNTMFRCIDSGKLCDIWACCIERCHSKTLRQLLHDHGKLVSISEVQGVLVAYVAFGDKDVKLRVERFLSSITNSLEIVLRRIVEVRIILLPDGEGEKHVNLPGLKQSASTLASEDEQRRDQSVMGSSDILTEGNGVKERRRDNPVQRIESIIREQRLETAWLQAVEKGSPGSLSRLRPEKNQVLPQDGVYCVNPMESMDSTRYSSHQHMDDDKNSDLKILSLKNGRVLQKDQSSKRVDSYPMSPSILHDSSLAIMSGKDNPGYESGSGAGGCGFLCWNKKSKTKRAVKFD
- the LOC123910802 gene encoding PHD finger protein Alfin1: MEGIIGGGGGGGHPVPRTVDEVFSDYKGRRAGLIKALTTDVEKFYQLCHPDKENLCLYGYPNETWEVNLPVEEVPPELPEPALGINFARDGMQEKDWLALVAVHSDSWLLAVAFYFGARFGFGKNERKRLFQMINDLPTIFELATGNAKQLKDQPTAHNNGSNSKYKSSGKSRQSEPQAKGVKMSAPPKEEDDSGEEEEDDDDEQGATCGACGDNYGTDEFWICCDMCEKWFHGKCVKITPAKAEHIKQYKCPGCSMKRPRV